One Balaenoptera musculus isolate JJ_BM4_2016_0621 chromosome 13, mBalMus1.pri.v3, whole genome shotgun sequence genomic window, GTAAGCCCAGCAGTAGTCCCAGCTTCTCAGTCATGCTAAGCTTCTCTCTGGGAGCACTAGCACAGGAGAAGGAGCCATTCAATCAACTCTTTAATTCCTCCCCAATCCCACTGAGGCCAGCAAAGAGCTTACATGAGGGTCCCTGGCTTTGGGGAACTCAGTGTAACTGGCAAGACAACCACAGTGTTTGGAAGGGTGGCCCTGTCTCTAACTACAATAGAAGCTCAAGATGGGAAAAGCTGGTGTGGGCaaaggtggtcagagaaggctttctGGAACAGAAGGCCTTGAAGGGTGGTAGAGCTGTGATGGACAGATGGCATACCAAGGTGGCCTAAGAGGGTCAAGGTGAGATCAGCTGCTTCACTCAGAAGTGAAGGATGACAATTGTAATTTATGAAAGATGAGACTTGGACTGGGTTGTAGTGGCCTTGAATGGCAGGCTATCTGGACTTGACACGAAAGCCAATCAAGAGCCACTTGACATTTTGAGGAGAAAGTGACATAATGAAAGCTACATTTCAGGAGGAGCCTGGTGGCTGTGTGCGGTGCCTGGATTTGTGAGACCAGCTGGAGGCCGGTTTCAGACTGAAGAGGGGCTGGCTTCAGGTAGTGACAGCAGGAATGGTGGTTATTCTTACTCACTCAGATATAGGTCAGAGATATGTTTTGGTATTATTTCATAGGTAAAACAGAGATTATGGATGTGGCTGCTAATAACTGTTTCCAAAAGTTGTTTCCCACTCTGACCAGAGGCAGTAAGACAAAAAGTCAATATGTTCTCTCAAAACAGCCAGAGATTTGACATTTGGTGGTCCCAGGGCCAGGTGATCATGGTAGAATAAGCCTATGTGGAGAATGCGTAGCAGTTGCAAAGTAAAGAAAATGGTTCCTGTACTTTCTGTCGCAGGAAATGTTCAGGCTGGAGACTCTGTGCTAATCCATGCAGGAGCAAGTGGTGTGGGCACAGCTGCCATCCAACTTACCCGGATGGCTGGAGCTATTCCTCTGGTCACAGCTGGCTCCCAGCACAAGCTTCAAATGGCAGAAAAGCTCGGAGCAGCTGCTGGATTCAATTACAAAGAAGAGGATTTTTCTGAAGCAACACTGAAATTCAGCAAAGGTAAATAAAGCTTCTGCAATTCAGCGGGAGTTTCAgagatgattaaataaaatcCTCACCAGCCTCAGAGTTGCCTCTGGATCTGTCTTCCCTCTGCTAAAAGCACAACAACTGCCCAGGCCAAATTCTAGTACTCTGGTGTTTGACCATTGGAGACAGGCAGGCAGTATTTAGGACTAAGATGATTTTCCTGTGCATTCTTGTAAGTGATATGATTCATACACTTTTTAGAAAGTGGATAATCACACAGAGTTGGCCTGGAATTATTCAGGACCTCTTTTTCCCAACCAGCCACTCTGCAGTGAATTAACAGGAGCAGAAACCAGTTTGGAGCTGGTCAGAGTAGGCTTGGGTAGGTAGCTCCCTAAATGGGTGAGTAGATGTGTATGCCTCTATATTCTGAAACTGAATCTGCATATATTTGGCTCATACCCTTCCATTGTTCCACATGAGTCAAAAAGGAGAGATGAAAACAAAGCTAGCAAAGCCATGATTCAGGCAGCCCAGCTCAGACACTTGATAACTTAGATATGGACTAGCCTGTCCTGTAGCCTGGGGTGGATCTCCCCTGTTCCCCTGGGTGCCAGTGGGTTCTCTACTTACGTGGAGGTCAGGGGAAATACCAGATCGTGGTGCTGCCCCATTTCCCTCCTGCTGTGGCAAGGATCATAAAATATGAACTATATCACACATGTATAATAGAGTTCAGCCAACTAAACTCCATTTACAACCATGTAAATAAGCAATGTTTTGAGTTCCAACCTATAGATTTACTGCTTgcacttgtatttatttatacccaTATTTCCACAAATATACCATGTTATCTTACTTTACACCAAGCTTTCTGTGTCTGACTAGCATCACATATCTGTGTTTCATGTGAAAGGCGCTGGAGTCAACCTTATTCTAGACTGCATAGGCGGCTCCTACTGGGAGAAAAATGTCAACTGCCTGGCTCTTGATGGTCGCTGGGTTCTCTATGGTCTGATGGGAGGTGCTGACATCAGTGGGCCTCTGTTTTcaaagctgctttttaaaagaggaagTCTGATCACCAGTCTGCTAAGATCTAGGGACAAAAAGGTGAGTGATGggtgaaaagaaaacatgatttaaCTATGATCCATTAAAGTGTGATTCATTCACATAATCCTGAGAAAGTAAGATCATATATTAAGTTAGAGAGTCTACGTATTAATAGAAACCTGCCCCTCTGTGGATAAATAGGTAACCTAATTTCACAGAACTAATTAAAATTGGTTGATAAAGGCCTCAACATCTTGGAAAGAGGGTAATGTATTATGTAAACTTTATAACAATGAACAAAGCATTGACCATATTAGGAAATACTACTAATAGTTCCAAGACTTTGTTTTCAAAGGCAGAACTGTTCTCAGTGTGCTAAGAAAGCCTCTTAGGTAAGTAAGGTTAGTAAGCTTCTACCTTTAACAGATTATACATTCATGAAATCTTTTCTGTGTGGCATTCCAGCAGGTGCCAGCTTTGGGAGTTTCGTAACAGGGTTTCACACCTGCTGGGGGATAGCAGAGGTTAAGCATCCCTTTTGAATTGAGCCTATATTAAGTCCTGTCTGTGGCTGCCTCCTGCTTGgaagtctttatttaaaaacagccCTTCAGCTTTCAGTGACACTAATATTTTCTCCAAGCTTTGGTCTTTATCTGGGACAGAACAGAGCTTGCAAATCTAGGGACATGCACATACATGCTGGTAGTGAAGGCATTCCATACCCTTGTGTGACTTTTCAGATGTGTACAAGTTTCAGAGAAAGCAGAAAGACTAAGCAGGGTGGGGAGTGGCAAGGTAAGGCCTCTGTCCAGGCTGATGGTCTCCTTTTCCTTATCTTAGTACAAGCAGATGCTGGTGAAGGCTTTCACAGAGCAAATTCTGCCTCACTTCTCCACGGGGAACCCTCAACGTTTACTGCCGGTTCTGGACAGAGTCTACCCCATAACTGAAATCCAAGAAGCCCATGCGTACATGGAGACCAACAAGAATGTGGGCAAAATCGTCCTGGAGCTGCCCCACTGAAGGAGGAGGGGCAGTACAGGACAAGGCTACCTCAGGTCTTCCAAGAGCAAACTTGGAGAAAATTCACAGTACTCAGGCGACCGGGTGCTACACCAGGCTCGCCTGTAATCCCCTATTCCTCTCCCAGCCTCAAATGATCAGTGTAAAGCCGGTCTAAGGAAATAAAGAGTGGACTTGAAGAGTGGCGCGTGGACTGGGGCCGTcagggtgggggtgaggtgggagtcGGGACGGGCATCGCCGAGGGGATTACAGAAGAGGCCCGGTCAGGTGATGCTGAACTTCGGGGGCTGCGCCAGCGCAAGGGGTTCTGGGTACGGAGTACAGCGTCGGCCACGACCCAACCAGCCAGAACCCTGCAGGCTTGGCTTCGGGCACTGTCAGGGGCCCAGGCACACCCACGCGTCCCCTGCACAGCAACGCGCGCCCCGCAGGCCCGGACCCCACTCTAGTCCCCGCCCTCTCCGGCAACTCACCCAAGCGCAGCCCCATCTCTCACAGCTCTCCTCAGGTCCCACCCCCTTCTGCCAGCTTCCGCTGCTCTGGGCCGCCCCGACCGGAACACCGCCCCTTCTTAAGCCCAGGCCCCGCCTTTCAAGTTTCCGGCCTCTTAAGTCTCCCAGCCCCGTTTTGCCCCGGAGTCTTTTCCTACGGGGAGAGTACGTCAGCACGTTTCGGCGTGAGACGGTGGTATTCCGGTGTGTTAGAACAGCTTCCGGCGGGGTCTGGACGTTGTTGTCTTGCGTCTGACGCCTTGTTGCACTCGAAGCTGAGCGAGCTCCGGAGGAGTGCGGAGGAATTCAAGTGTTTGCTGGGGTAACCTCATCAGCCTGCCAAGATGGCGATGCAAGCGGCCAAGAGAGCGAACGTGAGTGTCTGGGACTTCTGCCGAGGAGGGGGAGCACTTCGCTGCTGGGCTTTCTCAGCGGCGTAATCAGAGCATTCTTGGCCCTCCTCCGTCCCCTAGGCGGGGAAGCCCAGAAGTTACTGACATGTCAGGGGGGATTCCATCCTGGACCGGTCCTTAGGGATGTGCTCCTTGAGCCACACTTCCGCCCCTACCCCTTTTGAGAGTTCCTTTAAGTCTGTTATCCTAGTGTCAGTGATAGTGTTAACAGCCTGTGTTGCTTCACCTGCACCTAGGACCTGGCGTCAGGATCTTCTCCTCGGCCTAAAAGTCGGTAGCACAGATGAGTCCGCAATAAATAACTTATGCTTAACAGGCAGCTGGAACCTGGAAGTCTCCTCAGATCGTGGAGCTTTTTGGATCCTTCATTAATGTTTTCAGTGATAATTTTGAGCACCTAGTATATACCAGACTTGAGAGATAGGATACAATAAATTAggcatatttattgaacacttactatgtgccagacactagtCTAGCTATCGGAGATACctagaataaaacagaaaggcCTGCTGCTTACATTGTAATATTAGGGAGTCGGGGTGTTATGGAAACCTAAGAAAAATTGTCTTAGGAGAAAGAGAGTAGTCAGCTCTTAAGATGCTGAGAGGTACAGTAAGGTGAAGACAGTTAAATATAGTGAGATGAAGATTTTTGGTAACTTTGATGATAATCATTTCAGTGGATGAAATGTGGGATGCGGTGGGATGAAAAGAAGGTAGAAGTTGAGAAAATGGAGACAGCTCTTTCCACAAATTTTCTCGTAAATAGGGAGAAGAGAAATTGGATGATAGTTAACTTTTTTTAGGATGTGTGATATAAGGTGTATTTGTATGCCAATGAGAATGATCCAGTAGAGCGGAAGAAACTGATGATGTAGGAGAAAGGTGGGTTAAGTTCAGGAGTAGTTTGGGGTAGGTGAGGGGTTGGCATAGCACTGAGAGGGAAAGTGGCTGGATATGGATGAATGTATATTGAATATAAGGTACTTACCATTTGGTCATATCTATTTTCTCCAATAAGCAAAAGCCAAGGTTATCACCTGGGATGAGCAGGGAAGAGAGGATACAGCTCAACTCGGATGTTAGAGGGAGTGGTGATGGTAAGGtttgaggaaagaagggaaaatgtgATATAGTCTCTTGCAGAGTGAGAAAGCAGATTTACTAGAGAAGTATATTGTGATTGTCTGACAGTGTTTATCATCTATTTGAACTTAACCTTAAATCTTAAAGTCTAAAACTTTATTGTACTTATTTGTTTACCATTTGTCACCACCACTAGTTTGAGGGCAGGGAATAAGTATCTTATTCTTCCATTTATACAACACTTAGGTTAATGCCTGAAGTAGTTGTCAGTTTAATAGTTACTGAGCAAATTAATGTCTAGTATGTAATTA contains:
- the TP53I3 gene encoding quinone oxidoreductase PIG3 isoform X2; the protein is MLAVHFDKPGGPENLYLKEVAKPSPGEGEVLLKVAASALNRADLLQRQGQYAPPPGASNILGLEASGHVAEQGPGCQGHWKIGDPAMVLLPSGGQAQYVTVPEGLLMPIPEGLTMPQAAAIPEAWLTAFQLLHLLGNVQAGDSVLIHAGASGVGTAAIQLTRMAGAIPLVTAGSQHKLQMAEKLGAAAGFNYKEEDFSEATLKFSKGAGVNLILDCIGGSYWEKNVNCLALDGRWVLYGLMGGADISGPLFSKLLFKRGSLITSLLRSRDKKYKQMLVKAFTEQILPHFSTGNPQRLLPVLDRVYPITEIQEAHAYMETNKNVGKIVLELPH
- the TP53I3 gene encoding quinone oxidoreductase PIG3 isoform X1, with the protein product MLAVHFDKPGGPENLYLKEVAKPSPGEGEVLLKVAASALNRADLLQCTLSLQRQGQYAPPPGASNILGLEASGHVAEQGPGCQGHWKIGDPAMVLLPSGGQAQYVTVPEGLLMPIPEGLTMPQAAAIPEAWLTAFQLLHLLGNVQAGDSVLIHAGASGVGTAAIQLTRMAGAIPLVTAGSQHKLQMAEKLGAAAGFNYKEEDFSEATLKFSKGAGVNLILDCIGGSYWEKNVNCLALDGRWVLYGLMGGADISGPLFSKLLFKRGSLITSLLRSRDKKYKQMLVKAFTEQILPHFSTGNPQRLLPVLDRVYPITEIQEAHAYMETNKNVGKIVLELPH